TTCCAAACGGTGATTTATGCATCTGTTTGTCTTCTGGGCTGGGTCCTGAATGACTGAATCtgcacaaacaccacacacttgTGAACGACACTTCTGGTGTTATCTCAGGCTTTATACTTCCGAAGCCCCAGAGCTGTCCTGTTGAGCCACAGGGAATCTAACATTGCCTTAGATGCCCCCAGACAGCATCCCCACTGAGAGGCATGCAGGGCCAAAGGCTCAGGTGTTGTAGATATTAGTCTGGAATGTTAAATCAGTAAGTGATCAGACCATTACACTGTAATTAGGTTGTCACAATATTAGATGCCAAAAAGCATTGTAATAACAGAAGTAGTGTCTCTCCCATTTTATGTCTCATCCGGGATCAAATTAGTAGCCCGTTTGCTCTATGGCCAGTGAGTAATAGCAGCTTGTTCTGCACAGCACATGAGCTCTCTTCAAACTGCTGGGTGAGCATTTTGCCGGGAGCGTGGATGCTTTCCTCATTCAAGCTGGGATTGTGTGTGATGCTTCTGCAGAGCTCTGGAGATGACAAAATCCTTTTCAAAATCCAAAGCCCAGCTTCTGGTCTCTAAATCACAAATAAAACGTTAGCAGCTATTACAGAAATACAATGCacccctttttaaagaaaaaagggggatagaTAGTATATTAAAGAAATGAACCTATAAACACAGGAACAAAACAGATGCTCTCGTCTCTCCATAGATGACTAGGCCCTTAAGTCTATCAGTCAGGTCAGGTGAAAAGCTGCTTTTAGGAGTTTTTGAtgcaattttgaattttaaaaattgtcacGCTTGTCTCGTGTTAACAGAGAGCCCGTGGAGTAAGAAGGTGGGGTTTGCTTTACTTAGCATGACAGTAACCTATTGGTCTCCCTTGTCTTCTGTTTTCAGAACTCTCTGCTCCCAAACCACCAAACAGCCAAGATGCTGGTGTTACTGGCTGGGATCTTTGTGGTGCACATTGCTGCTGCTATAATGCTCTTTGTCTCCACCATCTCCAACGTGAGTCACAGCCTCTGGTTCATTCAGCCCGGAAGGGATCGTTGGAACAGTTtggcaaaatgttttaaaaaaatggaagagggTTGTGAAGTAGGTGCAGAAGCGTCTAGCTTCGATGCGGAGGGAAAGAGATCAAATGCTTACTCATATATCAAACAATGAAATACCCAAAGTGTAAAGAGCCAGGATCCATGAGTGATTCTAGGGATGTTGGGAGGTGGGAAATGCTCCACCAAAGATGGAGATCGAGGTGACTTTGgagggtgggtaggtgggtggagcTTCTcttacagaaagaagggaagtggtAGAAAGTGCGTTCCCTGCAGGCCATTCCGGCAGGCCGGCTGGCAAAGGTGTCCTGTGGGACAGACAGGCTTTCCCAGTCAGGAGTTATAGATCTCTATGAGCACCAGCCTTTCCCTCCTGCAGAAATTTGTGATTATGGGCTATATGACTGTGAGAATGAGAACACTGCTTTGGTTATTAGGTTGATAAATCCGACTTTTGAGTGGAAATCGGTGTGGGAAATGGAATTTGGCAAGATTTACTAACTCCATTCCCGGTGAACCGGGGTCTTTGCTCTCCGAACCTGGGTCTACTCTGACCCCTAGTGGTCATTTCCAGCTCCCAATTTGCTTGTATTGCCCTCGGCTCAAGGAAAAAGAGCCAGTTTCTAGGACTAAGAAGTAAAGTGACTAAGTGATGGAAGGATCGCTTGAAAGAGGCGGAGGCAAGAggtccatgagtttgaggccagcctgggccacacgcTTTGCTTGGTGTGGTGGCGCgagcttttaataccagcacttgggaggcaggatctctgtgatctGAGGCCACGCTGgtcgacaaacaaacaaaaaacaaacaaagaagttaAGGCAACCGATCATCAGGTAGACAAACGATGGCTCTAGAATGGGTGAGAGTCCATTTGACCCTTGTGGTGGTCAAAGGGTAAGTAGTTTtgtgtcctcccctccccccagggtttctttgcataatcctggctgtcctggaactcactatgtagatcagacaggcctcaaacttggagatgcACCTAcccctgtgcctcccaagtactgggatgaagGCTCTGATAGGTTTTAAAGTCCAGAGCGAAGTGGGTGTGAATACAAGCTAGGTGGGGTAGTTTGCGTATTAGAGAGAGGACACAACCCCTGCCCATCTTGCCTCCTCCAGCTTTATAATTTGTCAATTGTAAATGCTGACTCCTGTGCTTCACAGGAAACTTCACACATCATTACAAGAGGCACAACGTGCTTCATATCCACCCTGGGTCAGCCCCTTGACGCCGGGCGGAGCTAGAGGGCGATTGCGCGTGTTTGGGCTTCCTGTTTCCGCGTGCGCATGTGTAGACAGGACTCTGTAGTTATTTCCTATTTCACAGAGGAGTTGTTATTCTCAGTTCAGGCGAGAAGGGGTGCTGGCACCACGATGGACCTGGGGATATACATTTTGGTCATTCTTGGACTTTTAGCTGCCCCTGCCTTGAAGCATTTGATATCTAAGGACTCTGTGCCGTGACAGTCCACATCCGAACCTTCTGAATGGACTAAAGTGGCCCACGGGCCACCAGAATCATTTTTGTTTCCCCAGCAGCCTTCCTGCTTCTTAGTTGTCTCCAGCTggacatttttcttgttttttgctctttaaagatttatttttaatatatatatatatatatatatatatatatatatatatatatatatatatatatatataatgcacaCATGATGAGTGAAAGTGAAGATGCTGGaagccctgaagctggagttccaggtgctGTGAGCCtcctagtgtgggtgctgggaatggaactttaGTTCTTTTGCAAAGGCACTTGATGCTGTCAGTTGGTGAGccatcttttgttgtttttgtcttttgagacagagtcttatgtaaCCTAcacgttggcctcaaacttagtaTCTGAGTCTTAAACCCCTGAGCCTCCTGTTTATTTCCAGGGTGCTGGAATTAGTTTCTACCAGGCCTGACTTAACTAATTTTTTCCCCTCATTAGCTAACTACTTAAATGTGAGCCTTTTAAAGTGCCTTGCACATGCTCAGTGTTCTTTTCCTCATCCAGAGTTTTTATTCCTTAGAACTTTAGGACCTTAAACCACTATGTTGAACTttcttcagttgtgtgtgtgtgagtgtgtgtgagctgtatgagtgtgcatgcatctgtgtgtgtgcatcatgaATAATTAAGTCCAAACAGGAAAGGTGGCATCTTTTCTGGTCCACAGTTTCCTTTCTTGCAACCTTTGTGACTTAGGATCTTATTTCTGCAGAGACACGAGGCTTAGCAGTGTCGACAGCCGCATAGGGCATCATGGTTAAGATTTGGTCCTGACACGTGATGATGTTCTCTTCTAGAAAGCAGAAGAGCAACTCTTAATCGACTCCGTCTCCTCTGGTTTCAGGTCTGGATGGTTTCAAATGACGTAGCATCCTCCGTGGGACTTTGGAAGAACTGTACCAGTGGTGATTGCACTGACACCCTGACATACGGCGAAGAAGGTATGAGTGCAGACACCAGCGCCTAGCCCACCGTGGTGAGGGTAGGGCCATGCCCAGACTTCCGGGTCGCCTAATGCTCCTGCCTTGTGTTCATAGATGCTCTCAAGGCAGTGCAGGCCTTCATGATCCTCTCCATCATCTTCTGTGTTATCTCCCTTGTGGTCTTCGTGTTCCAGCTCTTCACCATGGAGAAGGGAAACCGCTTCTTCCTCTCAGGGTCCACCATGTTGGTGTGCTGTGAGTATCCAGGGCATGGGCTATTTTACATGGGagcatcttctttatttccccactgctggagactgaacccagggccttgaaagACTGAACAAATACATGACTACTGAGCTACATGCAGGAAATCTTTGACTAGACCTCACACCATTGCTCCAGTCGGGCCTCTAGCGATTAGCACATGGCTGTGTGAAGCTGCATTCGGCTGTTCTCGCCTCTAGTTGCCTGTTGATTTGCTATTGCTGCTTGAGTTAACAACCCCCGCCTGCTTTATTGTTTAAAAAGCTAGATGTCCCTacgagccaccaagtggttgggCAGCATATACAGAAGGTGAGAAGGTGGCACCTTCAGAAAGATGCAGCTATGGCCAGGATGTGCACGATTATTGCAATGCACCATCTTCTCCATCACCCCAGATACACCCAGTTTGGTAAAAGGCCATGCTGCTCCCATAACACCATCCCTAGACATACCAGGGTCCGGGTGGGAAAGGCAGGTGGCCAGCAGGATACTCCATGATTTTATTCTTCACAGTAATCACACACAAGCCAGTGCAGATTTGAGAGCCCAGATATCTCTCTTTCACCAACACCCATCAAGCTTGAATCTGGGCAAACCGACAGAGTGACCTTTTAGGAAAAAAACAGTGAGAGTTTCCTTTCCCACTGTTGTTGAGGGAAATGGGATtgttaaaagcaaacaaagaaacaaactgctTTGGTGGCCGCCATGACAGTGCCTTTTTCCTTGCAGGGTTTTGCATCCTGGTCGGAGTGTCCATCTACACTCACCATTATGCCCACGGCGAGAAGAACTTTACCACCCCAAACCACCATGGCTACTGTTTCATCCTGACCTGGATTTGCTTCTGCTTCACTTTCATCATTGGCATTCTCTACATGGTCCTGAGGAAGAAATAAGATGAACAAGCTTATGGGGACTTGGTGGGGCGGGCGTAGGGAGGAGGAAACGGCTT
The Microtus ochrogaster isolate Prairie Vole_2 chromosome 14 unlocalized genomic scaffold, MicOch1.0 chr14_random_2, whole genome shotgun sequence genome window above contains:
- the Emp1 gene encoding epithelial membrane protein 1; translated protein: MLVLLAGIFVVHIAAAIMLFVSTISNVWMVSNDVASSVGLWKNCTSGDCTDTLTYGEEDALKAVQAFMILSIIFCVISLVVFVFQLFTMEKGNRFFLSGSTMLVCWFCILVGVSIYTHHYAHGEKNFTTPNHHGYCFILTWICFCFTFIIGILYMVLRKK